One Triticum dicoccoides isolate Atlit2015 ecotype Zavitan chromosome 3B, WEW_v2.0, whole genome shotgun sequence genomic window, tagcaccccaccacgactaagacgccgaaggaggaaaccatatctgccatccacgaaccacgagccCAGTAGAtattccgtcttccagatgtcgtcgatgcagaccacaatctgcatccgctcctgaacTACCTCCCAAACTCCAcgtcgacgctggagcaaacgtcgtcgcaacggcggagcccgaggacacaggcccaccacgaggatgtcgccgccgccacaccatccttgcttgaacagactggtttccaaatccatccccgaccataggaccgatggcctcgtcaAGAAAGGATCCGAAGATTCTTTATTTATAGTCGCCATCGTCGTCACcgaagcaaagacgatgaacaacctaaaagcCTAAACTATAAGGGAGTAAAATCGATCCACACGTGTGGATCCGGCggcccccctcaccaccgacgaccgaggtcgccggctGAGGGGAGCCACCGGAAAACGGCGTTGGAAGATTGGCCCTGGCGGCGGCTCGGGTTGTAGCCGCCAGGGACAAGAGGAAAACTGTGTCTTTAGAGATCGGAACTCTCGTAGTCGTAGAGTAGTCTAGTCGCGATTACTGCTCGTTGAATACGTATTAATCTGCTCTTGTAAAACTATACGTATTACCAATCGCTGTTCTTGTATATATTCAGCTGACAGGCGGTGAGCAAGACGGCGGCATCGACGTCAAGTCCGGAGGGCGGGGCCAGCCGTCGACGGCGGCGTCGTCGTTCCTGGACACGGCCGCGAGGTTCGCCGTGGCCATGGTGGTGCTGGACGCGTGGCAGTACTTCATGCACCGGGTGATGCACTCGAGCCGGTACATGTACCGGCGGTTCCACTCGTGGCACCACCGCGTCGTCGCGCCATACGCGTTCGCGGCGCAGTACAACCACCCGGTGGACGGCGTGCTCACGGAGACGCTGTCGGGCGCGGCCGCCTTCCTGGCCTCCGGGATGGGCCCGCGGGCCGCCGCGGCCTTCTTCATGTTCGCCACCGTGAAGGGGATAGACGACCACTGCGGGGTGCTGGTGCCGTGGAACCCGCTCCACGCCGTCTTCCGTGACAACAACACGGCGTACCACGACGTGCACCACCagctcggcggcggccggcgcAACTTCTCGCAGCCCTTCTTCGTGATCTGGGAC contains:
- the LOC119281373 gene encoding sphinganine C4-monooxygenase 2-like, whose protein sequence is MGFIAIGGEELLVTLAPVAVYWLYSGMYEVLGSSKALAKYRLHSRRDEETKNMATKKDVVMGVLLQQAIQAAISVAVLKLTGGEQDGGIDVKSGGRGQPSTAASSFLDTAARFAVAMVVLDAWQYFMHRVMHSSRYMYRRFHSWHHRVVAPYAFAAQYNHPVDGVLTETLSGAAAFLASGMGPRAAAAFFMFATVKGIDDHCGVLVPWNPLHAVFRDNNTAYHDVHHQLGGGRRNFSQPFFVIWDRLLGTYAGYTVEERHGGGLQVKIIKDHA